A window of the Bradyrhizobium diazoefficiens genome harbors these coding sequences:
- a CDS encoding M3 family oligoendopeptidase translates to MTSRSKNALRKPATKKSAFKKSAAKKSAAKAKPSAKSAKTGKLPEWNLADLYSGIDAPEVARDLETMDADCVAFETDYKGKLATGTANEDGGKWLADAVRRYEAIDDLAGRLGSYAGLVHAGDSVDPAISKFYGDVSERLTAASTHLLFFALELNRIDDDILTGAMQAAELAHYRPWIEDLRKEKPYQLDDKLEQLFLEKAQTGYSAFNRLFDQTISGLRFKVGAKELAIEPTLNFLQDRDGAKRKTAAEALAKTFKANERTFALITNTLAKDKDISDRWRGFKDVADSRHLNNRVEREVVDALVASVRAAYPKLSHRYYALKAKWFGKKRLAYWDRNAPLPFAATDTIGWPDARNMVLSAYRGFSPKMADIAERFFADRWIDAPVRPGKAPGAFSHPTTPSAHPYVLMNYQGKPRDVMTLAHELGHGVHQVLAAKNGALMAPTPLTLAETASVFGEMLTFRRLLAQTKSAKQRQALLAGKVEDMINTVVRQIAFYSFERAVHTERKNGELTATRLGELWLSVQGESLGPAIEIKAGYENYWMYIPHFIHSPFYVYAYAFGDCLVNSLYAVYENAAEGFAERYLDMLAAGGTKHYSELLRPFGLDAKDPKFWDGGLSVIAGMIDELEAMG, encoded by the coding sequence ATGACTTCGCGCTCCAAGAACGCTCTTCGCAAGCCAGCCACCAAGAAATCCGCCTTCAAGAAATCCGCTGCCAAGAAATCTGCCGCCAAGGCAAAACCCTCCGCCAAGTCTGCGAAGACAGGCAAGCTTCCGGAATGGAACCTTGCCGATCTCTATTCCGGGATCGATGCGCCGGAAGTGGCGCGCGATCTCGAAACGATGGATGCCGATTGCGTCGCGTTCGAGACCGACTACAAGGGCAAGCTCGCAACAGGCACAGCAAACGAAGATGGCGGAAAATGGCTCGCGGACGCCGTGCGCCGCTATGAGGCGATCGACGATCTCGCGGGCCGTCTTGGCTCCTATGCCGGCCTCGTCCACGCCGGCGACAGCGTGGACCCTGCGATTTCAAAGTTTTACGGCGATGTGTCCGAGCGGCTGACAGCCGCCTCGACGCATCTTCTGTTCTTCGCGCTCGAGCTCAACCGCATCGATGACGATATTTTGACCGGCGCAATGCAAGCCGCCGAGCTCGCGCACTACCGTCCGTGGATCGAGGACCTGCGCAAGGAGAAGCCGTATCAACTCGACGACAAGCTCGAGCAGCTCTTCCTGGAGAAGGCGCAAACCGGTTATTCCGCGTTCAACCGATTGTTCGACCAGACGATCTCCGGCCTGCGCTTCAAGGTCGGCGCCAAAGAGCTGGCGATCGAGCCGACGCTGAACTTCCTGCAGGACCGCGACGGCGCCAAGCGCAAGACTGCGGCGGAAGCTCTGGCGAAAACCTTCAAGGCCAATGAGCGCACCTTCGCGCTGATCACCAACACTCTCGCCAAGGACAAGGACATCTCGGACCGCTGGCGCGGCTTCAAGGATGTCGCGGACTCCCGCCATCTGAACAATCGCGTCGAGCGCGAGGTGGTGGATGCGCTGGTCGCCTCGGTCCGCGCGGCCTATCCAAAACTGTCGCATCGCTACTACGCGCTGAAGGCGAAGTGGTTCGGCAAGAAGCGGCTGGCTTATTGGGACCGCAACGCACCGCTGCCGTTCGCCGCGACCGATACCATCGGCTGGCCCGATGCGCGGAACATGGTGCTGTCGGCCTATCGCGGCTTCTCGCCAAAAATGGCCGATATCGCCGAGCGCTTCTTCGCCGACCGCTGGATCGACGCGCCGGTGCGCCCGGGCAAGGCGCCGGGCGCCTTCTCGCATCCGACTACGCCGTCGGCGCACCCTTACGTTCTGATGAACTACCAGGGCAAGCCGCGCGACGTGATGACGCTCGCGCATGAGCTTGGCCACGGCGTGCATCAGGTGCTGGCGGCAAAGAACGGCGCGCTGATGGCGCCGACACCGCTGACGCTGGCCGAAACCGCCAGCGTATTCGGCGAGATGCTCACGTTCAGGCGGTTGTTGGCGCAGACCAAGAGCGCAAAGCAGCGCCAGGCACTACTCGCCGGCAAGGTCGAGGACATGATCAATACCGTGGTGCGGCAAATCGCGTTCTATTCGTTCGAGCGCGCGGTCCACACCGAGCGCAAGAATGGCGAGCTCACCGCGACGCGGCTCGGCGAGCTCTGGCTGTCGGTGCAGGGCGAGAGCCTGGGGCCGGCGATCGAGATCAAGGCGGGCTACGAGAACTACTGGATGTACATCCCGCACTTCATCCACTCGCCGTTCTATGTCTACGCCTATGCCTTCGGCGATTGCCTCGTGAATTCGCTTTATGCCGTCTACGAGAATGCGGCCGAGGGCTTTGCCGAGCGCTATCTCGACATGCTCGCAGCCGGCGGCACCAAGCACTATTCCGAGCTGCTGCGGCCGTTCGGTCTCGATGCCAAGGACCCGAAGTTCTGGGACGGCGGACTCTCGGTCATCGCCGGGATGATCGACGAGCTGGAGGCGATGGGCTGA
- a CDS encoding AbrB/MazE/SpoVT family DNA-binding domain-containing protein — protein MNENATPKDLKGESTILQVRKIGNSIGLILPKELAARLNLKEGDKLFPVEQSDGALMLTPYDPDFERAMEVARRGMKRYHNALAELAK, from the coding sequence ATGAATGAGAACGCAACCCCCAAAGACCTAAAAGGCGAATCCACTATTCTTCAGGTGCGCAAGATCGGCAATTCTATCGGCCTCATTTTGCCGAAGGAGTTGGCCGCCCGTCTAAATCTCAAAGAAGGCGATAAGCTATTTCCGGTTGAGCAATCGGACGGGGCGTTGATGCTGACCCCTTACGATCCTGATTTTGAAAGAGCCATGGAAGTCGCGAGGCGAGGCATGAAGCGTTATCACAACGCTCTCGCCGAGCTTGCCAAATGA
- a CDS encoding type II toxin-antitoxin system death-on-curing family toxin — translation MNEPFWLTRQMIVAIHDEQLAIHGGASGLRDEGMLESALDRPKNKWSYENADLAELAAAYAFGIARNHPFVDGNKRTSLLALYTFLGVNGIDFIVPEAEAAAIVLSLAAGEVSEQGLIRWIRDNLDSK, via the coding sequence ATGAACGAGCCGTTTTGGCTGACGCGTCAAATGATCGTCGCCATTCACGACGAGCAACTTGCGATCCACGGTGGCGCAAGCGGCTTGCGCGACGAGGGCATGCTCGAATCCGCGCTGGATCGTCCAAAAAACAAATGGTCGTACGAGAATGCCGATCTCGCTGAATTGGCGGCAGCCTATGCTTTCGGCATTGCGCGCAATCATCCGTTCGTCGATGGCAACAAACGCACTTCGCTCCTTGCCCTCTACACCTTTCTTGGCGTGAACGGCATCGACTTCATCGTACCAGAGGCTGAAGCTGCTGCGATTGTCCTCTCCCTCGCTGCCGGTGAAGTCAGCGAGCAGGGCCTCATCCGCTGGATCCGCGATAATCTGGATTCCAAATGA
- a CDS encoding aa3-type cytochrome c oxidase subunit IV — translation MADHSEVAYTTADGNDYVAHEQTYEGFIKLVKYGTASVALIVILMAIFLT, via the coding sequence ATGGCTGACCATAGCGAAGTGGCGTACACCACGGCCGACGGCAACGACTACGTTGCCCACGAGCAGACCTATGAGGGCTTCATCAAGCTGGTGAAGTACGGCACAGCATCGGTCGCGCTCATCGTCATTCTGATGGCGATCTTCCTCACCTAA
- a CDS encoding sigma-54-dependent transcriptional regulator: MAASILIADDDAVARRLVENMVQKCGYETVVVESGDAAIAALTTPDAPIIDAVILDLVMPGLDGMGVLAKIREAGLSVPVIVQTAHGGIDNVISAMRAGAADFVVKPVGVERLQVSLRNALNASALKGELQRIRHSREGRLTFSDIITRAEAMAGVMRAAQKAANSSIPVLIEGESGVGKEMFARAIHGSGERKAKPFVAVNCGAIPENLVESILFGHEKGAFTGATERHTGKFIEAHGGTLFLDEVSELPLTAQVKLLRALQEGAVEAVGGRKPVKVDVRIISATNRKLLDRVKQGHFREDLFYRLHVLPLTIPSLRARREDIPHLLRHFLARFAAEENRAISSVSGEAMAHLAQLDWPGNIRQLENAVYRAVVMSESDQLGLDDFPLLSSHPHSATEIPTAPLMIEPIAAPSVVSGSEIPIAPLPMAGSLSMLTPTGDVRPLEDMENEIIRFAISHYRGQMSEVARRLKIGRSTLYRKLDEAGVPGHGGKSGEETH, from the coding sequence ATGGCTGCCAGTATTTTGATCGCCGACGACGACGCCGTAGCCCGCCGTCTGGTCGAGAACATGGTGCAGAAATGCGGCTATGAGACGGTCGTCGTCGAGTCCGGCGACGCCGCGATCGCAGCCCTCACCACCCCCGATGCACCTATTATCGACGCCGTGATCCTCGATCTCGTCATGCCCGGCCTCGACGGCATGGGCGTGCTGGCGAAAATCCGCGAAGCGGGCCTCAGCGTCCCCGTCATCGTGCAGACCGCGCATGGCGGCATCGACAACGTGATCTCGGCGATGCGCGCGGGTGCGGCCGATTTCGTGGTCAAGCCGGTCGGCGTGGAGCGGCTCCAGGTCTCGCTTCGCAACGCGCTCAACGCTTCCGCGCTCAAGGGCGAATTGCAGCGCATCCGTCACAGCCGCGAGGGACGGCTGACCTTCTCCGACATCATCACGCGCGCCGAGGCGATGGCAGGCGTGATGCGCGCCGCGCAGAAGGCGGCGAACTCATCGATCCCGGTGCTGATCGAAGGCGAGTCCGGCGTCGGCAAGGAGATGTTCGCACGCGCCATCCACGGCAGCGGCGAGCGCAAGGCAAAGCCCTTCGTCGCCGTCAATTGCGGCGCGATCCCCGAAAATCTCGTCGAGTCCATTCTGTTCGGCCACGAGAAGGGTGCCTTCACCGGCGCGACCGAACGGCATACCGGCAAGTTCATCGAGGCCCATGGCGGCACGCTGTTTCTGGACGAGGTCAGCGAGCTGCCGCTGACCGCGCAGGTCAAATTGCTGCGCGCACTGCAGGAAGGCGCCGTCGAGGCAGTCGGCGGCCGCAAGCCCGTGAAGGTCGACGTCCGCATCATCTCCGCGACCAATCGCAAGCTGCTGGACCGGGTGAAGCAGGGACACTTCCGGGAAGATTTGTTCTACCGCCTGCACGTGCTGCCGCTGACGATCCCTTCACTCAGGGCCCGGCGCGAGGACATCCCGCATCTGCTGCGGCATTTCCTGGCGCGCTTTGCCGCCGAGGAGAACCGCGCCATCTCCAGCGTCAGCGGCGAGGCCATGGCGCATCTCGCCCAGCTCGACTGGCCGGGCAACATCCGCCAGCTCGAAAACGCTGTTTACCGCGCGGTGGTGATGAGCGAGAGCGACCAGCTCGGTCTCGACGATTTCCCGCTGCTTTCTTCGCATCCGCACTCCGCAACGGAGATTCCGACCGCGCCGCTGATGATCGAGCCGATCGCGGCGCCCTCCGTCGTGTCGGGTAGTGAAATACCGATCGCGCCGCTGCCGATGGCAGGGTCTCTCTCAATGTTGACCCCCACCGGCGATGTCCGACCATTAGAGGACATGGAGAACGAGATCATCCGCTTTGCGATCTCGCACTACCGCGGGCAGATGTCCGAGGTGGCGCGTCGTCTCAAAATCGGCAGGTCCACGCTCTACCGCAAACTCGACGAAGCCGGGGTTCCCGGACATGGCGGGAAAAGCGGCGAGGAGACGCACTGA
- a CDS encoding L,D-transpeptidase family protein — protein sequence MRDCLNHRAGFDRVLMTVAATFFTVSAGSALAQDQARSSAAELAIEAAIPRPEPANVPPPTASDIKLDTTATLQDAPKEAAKETSKETSKETAKETAKEPVKAEAVPAPDKVETKPSDVATTPTPDAPKSETAKTEPATAEPAKSEAAKSEPAKAEPAKSEPAKAERAKADTAAAPAATPAAPAAAAATPAAEPVKAASNVPAADQPVADKLKDIIGAKTSRHFDRKNERAAIEKFYGARDFAPVWTQAGGLTAAAKGVIARLKDAASDGLNPADYPVPDFTAATTPDALADAELKLTASMFDYARQAQSGRMHWSQVSADILYPEHPTDPSEVLTKVTTAADASAALDSYNPPQKLYKELKAKLAQLRGQGDGPVIEITDGPALKYTPAKGKKQAEVVVQDPRVPQLRAKLGITENASDDHYDAAVAEAVRKFQDGAEIKATGILDDKTVKALNSPKRDKQIDTVLVNMERWRWLPRDLGVPSLGDAYVILNIPDYTLKVMQRGQQVWTTRVVTGKPGQHATPLLTETMKYITVNPTWNVPPSIVYGEYLPALQQDPTVLQRMGLKLEQNRDGSVHISQPPGEANALGRIRFNFPNKFLVYQHDTPDKNLFAREDRAFSHGCMRVQYPDQYASVLLNIAMPGEKYTPERVRSMYGSGEVDLKFATPIPVNITYQTAFVDDGGKLQFRKDVYGRDATMINILKNGRGKDLETIVAHSQPSYSRPATTLPSGVAIANNGGGFGSSGPNFFERLFGAPTPPPAPIGRRPQQQRVFTR from the coding sequence ATGCGTGACTGTTTGAACCACCGTGCGGGCTTCGACCGTGTCTTGATGACGGTCGCGGCGACCTTCTTCACGGTATCGGCCGGCTCGGCGCTGGCACAGGATCAGGCGCGCAGCAGCGCCGCGGAGCTCGCGATCGAAGCCGCGATCCCGCGCCCCGAGCCTGCAAACGTCCCACCCCCGACCGCATCCGACATCAAGCTCGACACCACCGCCACCCTCCAGGACGCGCCGAAGGAAGCCGCCAAGGAAACTTCGAAGGAAACTTCGAAGGAAACTGCGAAGGAAACTGCGAAGGAGCCCGTGAAGGCCGAAGCCGTCCCGGCGCCCGACAAGGTCGAGACCAAGCCGTCCGATGTCGCCACCACGCCGACACCCGACGCGCCGAAGAGCGAGACGGCAAAGACCGAACCCGCGACGGCCGAGCCCGCCAAATCCGAAGCGGCAAAATCTGAACCCGCCAAGGCTGAACCTGCCAAGTCTGAACCGGCCAAGGCTGAACGCGCCAAGGCTGACACCGCAGCAGCACCGGCGGCCACCCCCGCTGCACCTGCGGCGGCGGCAGCGACCCCGGCCGCCGAGCCGGTGAAGGCCGCGAGCAACGTTCCCGCCGCCGACCAGCCGGTCGCCGACAAGCTCAAGGACATCATCGGCGCCAAGACCTCGCGCCATTTCGACCGCAAGAACGAGCGTGCGGCGATCGAGAAATTCTACGGCGCCCGTGACTTCGCGCCGGTCTGGACGCAAGCCGGCGGCCTGACTGCCGCGGCGAAGGGCGTGATCGCGCGGCTGAAGGATGCGGCGTCCGACGGTCTCAATCCCGCCGACTATCCGGTGCCGGATTTCACCGCCGCCACGACGCCCGATGCGCTCGCCGATGCCGAGCTGAAGCTCACCGCCAGCATGTTCGACTATGCGCGCCAGGCGCAGAGCGGCCGCATGCATTGGTCCCAGGTCAGTGCCGACATCCTCTATCCCGAGCATCCGACTGATCCGAGCGAAGTGCTCACCAAGGTCACGACCGCCGCCGACGCCTCCGCCGCGCTCGACAGCTACAACCCGCCGCAAAAGCTTTACAAGGAGCTGAAGGCGAAGCTCGCGCAGCTGCGTGGCCAGGGCGACGGCCCGGTGATCGAGATCACCGACGGCCCGGCGCTGAAGTACACGCCCGCCAAGGGCAAGAAGCAGGCGGAAGTCGTGGTGCAGGATCCGCGCGTGCCGCAACTTCGCGCCAAGCTCGGCATCACCGAGAACGCCAGCGACGATCATTACGACGCAGCGGTTGCCGAAGCCGTGCGCAAATTCCAGGACGGCGCCGAGATCAAGGCCACCGGCATCCTCGACGACAAGACGGTCAAGGCGCTGAACAGCCCGAAGCGCGACAAGCAAATCGACACCGTGCTGGTGAACATGGAGCGCTGGCGCTGGCTGCCGCGCGACCTCGGCGTGCCCTCGCTCGGCGACGCCTATGTCATCCTCAACATTCCCGACTACACGCTGAAGGTGATGCAGCGCGGCCAGCAGGTCTGGACCACCCGCGTCGTCACCGGCAAGCCGGGCCAGCACGCGACGCCGCTGCTGACCGAGACGATGAAGTACATCACGGTCAACCCGACCTGGAACGTGCCGCCGTCGATCGTCTATGGCGAATATCTGCCGGCGCTGCAGCAGGACCCGACGGTGCTTCAGCGCATGGGCCTGAAGCTCGAGCAGAACCGCGACGGCTCGGTGCACATCTCGCAGCCGCCCGGCGAAGCCAACGCGCTCGGCCGCATTCGCTTCAACTTCCCGAACAAGTTCCTGGTCTATCAGCACGACACGCCGGACAAGAACCTGTTCGCACGGGAAGATCGCGCCTTCAGCCACGGCTGCATGCGCGTCCAATATCCGGACCAGTACGCCTCGGTGCTGCTCAACATCGCCATGCCGGGCGAGAAGTACACGCCGGAGCGCGTACGCAGCATGTACGGCTCGGGTGAGGTCGACCTGAAATTCGCGACCCCGATCCCGGTCAACATCACCTACCAGACCGCCTTCGTGGACGACGGCGGCAAGCTGCAATTCCGCAAGGACGTCTATGGCCGCGACGCGACGATGATCAACATCCTGAAGAACGGCCGCGGCAAGGACCTCGAGACCATCGTGGCCCACTCGCAGCCGAGCTATTCGCGCCCGGCGACGACGCTGCCGTCCGGCGTGGCGATCGCCAACAATGGCGGCGGCTTCGGCTCCTCGGGCCCGAACTTCTTCGAGCGGCTGTTCGGGGCCCCGACCCCGCCGCCGGCCCCGATCGGCCGCCGGCCCCAGCAACAGCGGGTGTTCACCCGCTGA
- a CDS encoding Re/Si-specific NAD(P)(+) transhydrogenase subunit alpha, whose amino-acid sequence MKIAVAKEIDPSEPRVAASPDTVKKFKALGAEIAVEPGAGLKSGLPDSEFTAVGATVSADALVDADIIIKVKRPEASELSQYKRGALVIAIMDPYGNEAALKTIADAGVSAFAMELMPRITRAQVMDVLSSQANLAGYRAVIEGAEAFGRAFPMMMTAAGTVPAAKVFVMGVGVAGLQAIATARRLGAIVTATDVRPATKEQVESLGAKFLAVEDEEFKNAQTAGGYAKEMSREYQAKQAALTAEHIKKQDIVITTALIPGRPAPKLVSGEMVKSMKPGSVLVDLAVERGGNVEGARPGEVVDLDGIKIVGYTNVAGRVAASASSLYARNLFSFIETMVDKKEKKLAVNWDDELVKATALTKDGAVIHPNFQPKSA is encoded by the coding sequence ATGAAGATCGCCGTTGCCAAGGAAATCGATCCGTCGGAGCCGCGTGTTGCCGCTTCGCCTGATACGGTGAAGAAGTTCAAGGCGCTGGGCGCCGAGATCGCCGTCGAGCCGGGCGCCGGCCTCAAATCGGGCCTGCCGGATTCCGAGTTCACCGCCGTGGGCGCCACGGTCAGCGCCGATGCGCTTGTTGACGCCGACATCATCATCAAGGTGAAGCGCCCCGAGGCATCCGAGCTTTCGCAATACAAGCGCGGTGCGCTCGTCATCGCTATCATGGATCCCTATGGCAACGAGGCCGCGCTGAAGACGATCGCCGATGCTGGCGTCTCCGCCTTCGCGATGGAATTGATGCCGCGCATCACCCGCGCGCAGGTGATGGACGTGCTGTCGTCGCAGGCCAACCTCGCCGGCTACCGCGCCGTGATCGAAGGCGCCGAGGCCTTCGGCCGCGCCTTCCCGATGATGATGACCGCCGCCGGCACCGTGCCCGCCGCAAAAGTGTTCGTGATGGGCGTCGGCGTCGCCGGCCTCCAGGCGATCGCGACCGCGCGCCGTCTCGGCGCCATCGTCACCGCGACCGACGTGCGGCCCGCGACCAAGGAGCAGGTCGAATCGCTCGGTGCGAAATTCCTCGCCGTCGAGGACGAGGAATTCAAGAACGCGCAGACCGCCGGTGGCTACGCCAAGGAGATGTCCAGGGAGTACCAGGCCAAGCAGGCCGCGCTTACCGCCGAGCACATCAAGAAGCAGGACATCGTCATTACCACGGCTCTGATCCCGGGCCGTCCCGCGCCGAAGCTCGTCTCGGGCGAGATGGTCAAGTCGATGAAGCCGGGTTCGGTGCTGGTCGATCTCGCCGTCGAGCGCGGCGGCAATGTCGAGGGCGCCAGGCCGGGCGAGGTCGTCGATCTCGATGGCATCAAGATCGTCGGCTACACCAACGTCGCCGGCCGTGTCGCGGCCTCGGCCTCGAGCCTCTATGCACGCAATCTGTTCTCCTTCATCGAGACCATGGTCGACAAGAAAGAGAAAAAGCTCGCCGTCAACTGGGACGACGAGCTCGTCAAGGCCACCGCGCTGACCAAGGACGGCGCCGTGATCCACCCGAACTTCCAGCCCAAGTCGGCTTGA
- a CDS encoding DUF882 domain-containing protein, protein MGSYVLAGFARQFAAVSLSHAGVKVGSRIGLASLVLLAAAGSVHNAAALNETKTLSFHHTHSGEDLTVTFKRDGRYDEAALKTLNHFLRDWRTQDETVMDRHLFDILWEVYRDVDGKQPIQIISSYRSPATNAMLRRRSSGVARFSQHMLGHAMDFYIPGVPLEQIRFAGLRLQRGGVGFYPTSGSPFVHLDTGSIRHWPRMTHDQLASVFPDGRTVHVPTDGTPLKGYELAKADIEKRGNGDNAATIGKPSFFAALFKGKSAPASNDEDDESAPAASEKPAAPTVVAAAAKPADPVPTPRAKPQIAAAIQLASADAQLVAPPKPKPAPVADKPAAGKSSDGKPETPADIINARGFWDAPATPQQATPAQVAALRARQALAAATDPQPTASVSNATLQALAYAPAASPVDRANVVAASAPIPRGVRPVSAARNAAPATEINTVVGKSTDGMIATATRLSAPKGESIWLKIVMLSPSASRAMSVTLMGELDMAAMRAYFVKPQTVVAMGFVDDPMQGLSCDSFSGSATAKLETTSFVVRTAALR, encoded by the coding sequence GTGGGCTCATACGTGCTGGCTGGTTTTGCACGCCAATTTGCTGCGGTGTCGTTGTCCCATGCGGGAGTGAAGGTCGGATCTCGGATCGGCCTCGCCTCGCTGGTGCTGCTTGCGGCTGCCGGTTCGGTTCATAACGCCGCCGCGCTGAACGAAACCAAGACGCTCTCCTTCCACCACACCCACTCCGGCGAAGATCTCACCGTCACCTTCAAGCGCGATGGCCGCTACGACGAAGCCGCACTGAAGACTCTGAACCACTTCCTGCGTGACTGGCGCACCCAGGACGAGACGGTGATGGACCGCCACCTCTTCGACATCCTCTGGGAAGTTTATCGCGACGTCGACGGCAAGCAGCCGATCCAGATCATCTCCTCCTATCGCTCCCCCGCCACCAACGCCATGCTCCGCCGCCGCTCCTCGGGCGTGGCGCGCTTCAGCCAGCACATGCTGGGCCATGCGATGGACTTCTACATTCCAGGCGTGCCGCTGGAGCAGATCCGCTTCGCCGGCCTGCGCCTGCAGCGCGGCGGCGTCGGCTTCTACCCGACATCCGGCTCGCCCTTCGTGCATCTCGACACCGGCAGCATCCGGCACTGGCCGCGCATGACGCATGACCAGCTCGCCAGCGTGTTCCCGGACGGCCGTACGGTCCACGTCCCGACCGACGGCACGCCGCTGAAGGGTTACGAGCTCGCCAAGGCCGACATCGAGAAGCGTGGCAATGGCGACAACGCTGCCACGATCGGCAAGCCGAGCTTCTTCGCCGCCCTGTTCAAGGGCAAGTCGGCCCCCGCCAGCAACGACGAGGACGACGAGAGCGCGCCCGCCGCATCCGAGAAGCCGGCAGCGCCGACCGTGGTCGCAGCCGCCGCGAAACCGGCCGATCCGGTGCCGACGCCGCGGGCCAAGCCGCAGATCGCCGCCGCGATCCAGCTCGCTTCGGCCGATGCCCAACTCGTTGCGCCGCCCAAGCCGAAGCCCGCGCCCGTGGCTGACAAGCCGGCTGCCGGCAAATCTTCCGACGGAAAGCCCGAGACCCCCGCCGACATCATCAATGCCCGCGGCTTCTGGGATGCGCCCGCCACGCCGCAGCAGGCGACGCCGGCCCAGGTCGCAGCGCTGAGGGCGCGCCAGGCGCTTGCCGCCGCCACCGACCCGCAACCGACCGCGAGCGTCTCCAACGCAACCCTTCAGGCGCTGGCTTACGCGCCGGCCGCCTCCCCGGTCGACCGCGCCAACGTCGTCGCCGCCTCCGCGCCGATCCCGCGCGGCGTGCGTCCGGTGTCCGCGGCCCGCAACGCCGCGCCGGCCACCGAGATCAACACCGTCGTCGGCAAGAGCACCGACGGCATGATCGCCACCGCGACCCGGCTCTCCGCACCCAAAGGCGAGAGCATCTGGCTCAAGATCGTGATGCTGTCGCCGAGCGCCAGCCGCGCCATGTCGGTGACGCTGATGGGCGAGCTCGACATGGCCGCGATGCGCGCTTATTTCGTCAAGCCGCAGACCGTGGTCGCGATGGGCTTTGTCGACGATCCCATGCAGGGCCTGTCCTGCGACAGTTTCTCGGGCAGCGCCACCGCCAAGCTCGAGACGACGTCGTTCGTCGTGCGCACCGCCGCGCTGCGCTGA